Proteins encoded together in one Deltaproteobacteria bacterium window:
- a CDS encoding aldolase: protein MGQVREALSGILKIDGDRVEVIDEGKLRSRLIDELIFSAVFSADSDVCAACRWLIRQTGAAVGAYVASIQSLYEAMGRKEVGGFTVPAINIRTLTYETAQAVLRAAFKGQVGPVIFEIARSEIGYTLQRPAEYTSAIVAAAIKTGYRGPLFIQGDHFQLNAKKFAEDAEKETQAVKDLIWEALDAGFYNIDIDSSTLVDLSRPTIKEQQDLNYTLAAELTAMIRDLEPEGITVSVGGEIGEVGGKNSTVEELRAFMDGYHEELKKNGEELKGISKISVQTGTTHGGVPLPDGTVAKVKIDFDTLEKLSETARVEYGLAGAVQHGASTLPDEAFDQFPARGTAEVHLATGFQNIVCESEAFPPELREKIYRFIREEHADEKKDSDTEEQFLYKTRKKGLGPFKRELWTLPEERMRTIMGELENQFAFLFAKLGVNDTDSVLTKYVSPVNVSLPCPEQLK, encoded by the coding sequence ATAGGACAGGTCAGGGAAGCGTTGTCGGGGATATTGAAAATCGACGGTGATCGAGTCGAGGTTATTGACGAGGGAAAATTGCGATCCCGTCTCATTGACGAGCTCATCTTTTCCGCCGTATTCAGTGCCGATTCCGATGTTTGCGCTGCCTGTCGATGGCTGATCCGTCAGACGGGCGCGGCCGTGGGTGCTTATGTGGCCTCGATCCAGTCCTTGTATGAGGCCATGGGAAGGAAAGAGGTCGGTGGATTCACGGTTCCGGCCATCAACATCCGCACCCTGACCTACGAAACAGCCCAGGCGGTTCTGAGGGCGGCATTCAAAGGACAGGTGGGGCCGGTTATTTTTGAAATAGCCAGGTCGGAGATCGGCTACACCCTGCAGCGTCCCGCGGAATATACCAGCGCGATCGTTGCGGCCGCCATCAAGACCGGATACAGGGGGCCGCTGTTTATCCAGGGGGATCATTTTCAGCTCAATGCTAAAAAATTCGCCGAGGACGCAGAAAAGGAGACCCAGGCGGTGAAAGATCTGATCTGGGAAGCTCTGGATGCGGGATTTTACAACATCGACATCGACTCCTCGACCTTGGTCGATTTGTCCCGACCGACGATCAAAGAGCAGCAGGACTTGAATTATACCCTCGCAGCTGAGTTGACCGCCATGATTCGGGACCTGGAGCCTGAGGGGATCACTGTATCCGTGGGAGGTGAGATCGGAGAAGTGGGTGGCAAGAACAGCACGGTCGAAGAGCTGCGGGCCTTTATGGACGGCTACCATGAAGAACTGAAGAAAAATGGCGAGGAGCTGAAGGGTATCAGCAAGATCAGTGTTCAGACCGGGACAACCCATGGAGGGGTTCCCCTGCCGGACGGGACCGTTGCCAAGGTCAAAATTGATTTCGATACCCTGGAAAAGCTCTCCGAAACGGCCCGCGTCGAATACGGTCTCGCCGGGGCGGTTCAGCACGGGGCTTCGACGTTGCCGGACGAGGCCTTCGATCAATTTCCCGCCCGCGGGACGGCAGAGGTGCATCTGGCGACGGGATTTCAGAATATCGTCTGTGAGAGCGAGGCCTTTCCTCCAGAATTACGGGAGAAGATCTACCGGTTCATCAGGGAGGAGCACGCCGACGAAAAGAAGGATTCCGACACGGAAGAGCAGTTCCTCTACAAGACACGCAAAAAGGGCCTCGGTCCCTTCAAACGGGAACTCTGGACGTTGCCGGAAGAGCGCATGCGGACCATTATGGGTGAACTGGAGAACCAGTTTGCCTTCCTCTTTGCGAAACTGGGGGTGAACGACACGGACAGCGTGTTGACTAAATACGTCAGCCCTGTGAATGTATCCCTTCCGTGTCCGGAGCAGTTGAAGTAG
- a CDS encoding fructose-1,6-bisphosphatase, producing the protein MAGGIGDYTRFSIDLRRHMWLAGVDQELRRLIWQIAVMGKYVSAKIHEANRKLAGFKNIYGEEQLTLDRGADEILKNQLEHSGFVLDYASEEQDSVMRIGKGHEKFIITADPLDGSSLVDTNLSMGTIIGIHRESVFDIGRNTMVAAMYITYGPLITMVYSTGKGSHEFVLNREGEYVLSEDNIRLKEKGSIYSPGGLRSEWTPEHLQYIEFLEETGYKLRYSGGFVPDINQVLIKRGGLFTYPALKDSPRGKLRLLFELQPMAFIIEQAGGRATDGQRDILTVPVEELGQRSPIYIGSRFEVDKVGDYLKWDVFY; encoded by the coding sequence ATGGCTGGAGGCATCGGCGATTACACTCGGTTTTCCATAGATCTGCGGCGGCATATGTGGCTGGCCGGGGTCGATCAGGAATTGCGCCGCCTGATATGGCAAATAGCCGTAATGGGGAAGTACGTTTCAGCGAAAATTCATGAGGCGAACCGTAAGCTTGCGGGTTTCAAGAATATCTACGGCGAGGAGCAGTTGACCCTCGATCGCGGTGCGGATGAAATCCTGAAGAATCAGCTCGAACACTCGGGATTCGTTCTGGACTACGCATCGGAAGAACAGGACAGCGTCATGCGGATCGGCAAGGGGCATGAAAAGTTTATCATCACCGCCGATCCCCTGGACGGTTCGTCCCTGGTGGATACGAACCTTTCCATGGGCACAATCATCGGCATTCACAGGGAATCCGTTTTCGACATCGGTCGCAACACAATGGTTGCCGCCATGTACATCACCTACGGTCCTCTCATTACGATGGTGTATTCCACCGGAAAGGGGAGCCATGAGTTTGTCTTGAACCGCGAAGGGGAGTATGTTCTGTCCGAGGATAACATCAGGCTCAAGGAGAAGGGATCGATTTACAGTCCCGGCGGATTGCGAAGCGAATGGACCCCGGAGCATCTCCAGTATATCGAATTCCTGGAAGAAACAGGATACAAGCTCCGATACAGCGGAGGTTTTGTTCCCGATATAAATCAGGTTCTGATTAAAAGAGGCGGTCTGTTTACCTACCCGGCGTTGAAGGACAGTCCCAGGGGGAAATTGCGGCTTCTGTTTGAGCTCCAGCCCATGGCCTTTATCATCGAACAGGCGGGTGGACGGGCGACGGACGGTCAGCGGGATATTCTTACGGTGCCGGTGGAGGAACTGGGGCAGCGATCGCCCATTTATATCGGCAGCCGGTTCGAGGTGGACAAGGTTGGCGATTATTTGAAGTGGGATGTGTTTTACTGA